The Eikenella corrodens genome segment TTCGACAGCATCGAGCCCAACCGCGCCCGCCTGCTTGCCAACATCGACCTGGCCATGAGCAATGCCGAGCAGCAGGAAGAAAATGCCAACCAAGGCGGCCTGTTCGATATGGTGGAAGACGCGATTGCCCCCTTGGAGATGATCGACGTGCCAGCCTGGGGCGAAGCCGAACTTCTGGCCGAAGAAAAACAGGCCATCGGCTTTTATTTCTCCGGCCACCCCTTCGGCCCGGCCGAAAAAGAAGTGCGCCAATTCGCCCCCACCCGCCTCTCCCAGCTTAAGCCCAACGACAACGTGCGCGTGGCCGGCTTCGCCACCGCCATCCGCAGCATGGTGGGTAAACGCGGCAAAATCGCCTTCATCACGCTGGAAGACACCGGCGGCAAAGCCGAAGTGATGGTTAGCGGCGAAACGCTTGAGCAGCTCGGCCGCGACACCCCGCGAGCCGACCAAGTGTTGATTGCCGAATGCCGCATCAGCCGCGACGACTACGGCGGCGAAGACGGCCTGCGCATCATCGCCAACCGTGTTTATACCCTGCAGGAAGCCCGCAGCCACTACGCCCGCGCCCTCACCCTGCACCTCGCCCCCCACCACAACATTCCCTGCCTGGCCGAACTGTTGCAACGAAGCGGCGAAGGCAAACGCGTCCCCCTGCGCCTGCACTACGCCAACGGCCAAGCCAGCGGCGAGCTCATCCCCGACAGCCGCTGGCAGCCATGTTTGACCACCGAACTTTTGGAAGAACTGGTGTCGCTCTTGGGCGAGCGGCAGGTGGGCGTGAATTGGTAGCGGCTACCTGAAAAGGACGGCCGGAGAGATTTCAGGTAGCCTTAGTAGGCTACCTGAAAAGCATTGTGCCAATAGCAATGGATTGGGCACTGATACCCGGCATGATGAAATCAGGCTACCTGAAAAATTTCTGCAGCAAGGCAGGAAGGTTTTCAGGTAGTCTGTGGTGATTTGGGTGGTAATAAATGTTTATCGGGGAGGGGTGCACACTCGATCGTTATATTGGGCAGGTTAGCTGCCAGTATTCCCGTATGGCATTAACACCATTAGCCAGCCAAACTCACCAGCAGCTGCCGGATGGCGGGCCAGGCTTCGCCGGTTTCTGCGCCTTTGATGATGCGGTCGATGCGGGCGCATTCTTGCAGGGCGGCGATGAGGCGCGGGGTGGCGATGCGGCGCACGGCCAGGGGGGCGAGCTGTTGTTTGCTGCCCCACAGGCGCAGGCTGTTGCGCACTTGGGCGACGGTTTGCCCTTGTTTGAGGGCGGCGGTGAGGCGGATGAGGGTGCGGATGTCGTCGGCCAGCATCCACAGCAGCATCACGGGCTCTTCGCCGTCGGCTTCGAGTCCTTCGAGCAGGCGCACCACGCGGGCGGGCTCGCCGCTCATCCAGGCGGCGGCAAGCTGGAATACGTCGAAACGGGCTACGTCGGCCACGGCGGCTTCGGTTTCGGCAATGCCCAATTCGTGACCGGCGGGGTAGAGCAGGGCGAGTTTGTCGATTTCCTGCTTGGCGGCCAAGAGGTTGCCTTCCACGCGCTCGGCAAACAGGGCCAGCGCTTCGTTGCCGATGGATAAATGATGCTGCGCGAGGCGGCCGCGTATCCAGCCGGGCAGGGCCTGGGCATCAACGGCTTTGGCTTCGACCACGGTGCCGCTGCGGCTGAGGGCGGCAAACCATTTGGCCTGGGTTTGGGCGCGTTCGAGTTTGGGCAGGAGGATAACGGTTACGGTGTCGGGCGGGAGGTTGGCGGCCAGTTGTTCGAGGGCTTCGCCGCCGGCTTTGCCGGGCTTGCCGCCGGGCAGGTGGATTTCGAGCAGTTTGAGTTCGGCAAACAGGCCGATGCTGTTGGCAGAGGCGAGGAGGTCTTGCCAGTCGGCGGCGGTGTCGGGGGTGTGGGTTTCGCGGTTCAGGTAGCCCTGCTCTTTGGCGGCGGCACGGATGGCATCTAAGGCTTCTATCCGCAGCAGGGCTTCTTCGCCATGCAGCACATACAGCGCTTGCAGGGGCTGTTTGAGCTGCGGCAGCAGGCGTTCGGTGCTGATGGCGGCCATTATTCGGCTTTCAGGTAGCCCAGGCGGCGCACGAGCTGGCGGGCGGCGTCCACGCGCATATCGGCCCAGAGTTGGGCTTCTTCTTCTTGTTTACCGAGGATTTCGCTGTCGCTGTAGTCCAGCGTGCGGTATACGGTAATCATCATTGGCTCGCCCAGGGCTTTTTCGCCGCGCCAGGCTTGGGCGGATACTTTGAGCTCCAGCTGGTATTCGGTTACCGTGCCGGAGAGGTTGAGGGTTTGGATGTTTTTATTGGTTTGGATATCGGTTACTTTGACCACGGCATCGGCAAAGGCGCTGTCGAGCTTGGCATGGCGGCGCAGCAGTTCGGTTTCGATGTTTTGCTGCAATTCGCGCCCTTGTACGGCCCAGGTTTGGTAGGGCAGGGGCGGGTTGAGCGCGGGGTCGCTACCGGCCAGGCGGAAGCCGCAGGCGGCCAACAACAGCAAAAGGGGCAGCATCAGATATTTTTTCATGGTGTTTCCTTGGCTTGCGCCGCAAGAGGCGACGGCTAGGGGCGTATTCTAGCGGATTGTGGACGGGAGAGGCTACCTGAAAAGCGGCAGCATGGGCTTTCAGGTAGCCTTTGCTATAGCGATACCACCACCGAGCCCATAAACCGATCTTGCAGAGTGCGCCGTTCGAATTTGGGAATCAGCAGCATGGCCAGGCAAATGAGATACGCAAAACCGGCCGGCCAGCGGAAGAAAATCAGCAGCAACACAAAAGCCGCTTCCCGAGCCAATACCGTGCCGAGAAAGCCGGGATTGCTGCCGTTTTTGTCTAGCACACGGATGCGGAACAGCCATTTGCCGAACGACTGCCCTTTCAGCGACATCAATATGGTTTGTAGCAGCATATAAGCCAGCATCGGCAGCAGCACCAAATGGAAATCGTTGTTGCCGGGGAAGCAATACAGCAAGGCTTGCAGCAGGGCATAGGCTAGGCCGAAGTTTAGGGCGGCGGCTGCGATTCGTTTCCAAGCAGGGGCAAGCCGATATACCTTGCCGTTTTCTAAGCAGACTTCTGGGTTCATAAGGTGGTTGTGTATGTATGGTGGATTAAAGTCAGAGTGGGGTAAGGAGAACTAGCGCAGCAGTATCCTTCTTTTGATTCAATATGATATAAGAGCTAAACAGGCTATCTGAACATTCTGCGGCATGCACATCCTTTAAAACCAATAGTCCTGCATGGCTGCCAATAATTCCGGGGTGATTGCGTATCCGCAATTTTCACCGATGACGCTGTCGATGCCGCAATAAGGGCAGCATGCCGTGTATTGCCCGTCGTTTTCCGGCACAAAGTCGCCTTCCTCCAGCTCGGTGGAGCGGAAGATGGCGAGGCAGGAGAAGCAGCCGCAACGCTGGGGTGGCAGCAGATAGGCTTTATTCTTGAAAGAAAATTGGTGTGCGGCGATGGCAGCGGCGCCCAATGCCTCATCTGTTGATAGGTTGGTCATCTTGTTTCCAGAAGAGGAGGCTACCTGAAAACGGCTGGGCATTTTCAGGTAGCCTTTCAGGATGGTTTAAGGCTGCATCTGCAAAGTTTGTGCAGAATCGGCAGTGCCAATCTGTTTTGCCCTGCATTTATGCTGTTGGGCATACATACTTGAGCGACAAACTTTATTTGCGCCCGCATCAGCGAAGGCGGTTTAAGCCTAGCGCATAGGTTCGCCCGTTTTGCCAAGCAAACCACCAATACAGGCGCATATTCGGATTATCGGGCTTGCTCATGCGGCAAAACGCAAAGGCCTGATTGTGGATACACGCCATCGGCATCGCTCGGAGCTCAGACGGCAGCAAGGTTTTCCATTCGTGAATTTTTTGCGCGGAAGAAGTTTGCAGTCGGCATTCGCCCGTGCCTTGGCACACCGGCGACCATGGGCTGTTGCCGTTTTTCCCGTCCATCATCCATTGCGCGCCGCGCTGGTAATAGCGCATCTGCATCTGCGTGGGGCGCTGGTCTTTATCCAGCAGCACATATTCGCCGGCATCGGATGCGTCCAAACCGGCCGCGAATGCGCTGCCGGCCAAAGCCAGCCACAAAACCATGATTTTGGCAATTTTCATAACTATCTCCCAAGAAGAAACCCTTGCTTATTCCTACAGAAGCGTGGGTTGATTGAGCAAACAGCGCAGCTTGCTTTCTAGCAGACCAAAGCAGCCTGTACCTTAGTTTGCAGTTTAGACAGATACTCAAGCGGCATTATTAAGGCTACCTGAAAAACCTTTTACCGTTTTCAGGTAGCCTTATCCTTGCCTTAAGCCAACTTTGCTTTAATCAACTCCTGCACCTGCGCGGGATTCGCTTTGCCTTTGCTGGCTTTCATCACTTGTCCCACAATCGCATTCAGGGCTTTTTCGTTGCCGGATTTGAACTGTTCCACGGCTTTGGCGTTGTTTGCCAGCACTTCGTCCACCATGGCTTCAATCGCGCCGGTATCGGTCATTTGTTGCAAACCGTGTTTTTCGATGATTTCGGCGATGGTGGCTTCTGGCTCTGCCCACATGGCTTCAAAGGCTTTTTTCGCCAACTTGCTGCTTAAAGTGCCGTCAGCAATTTTACCTACCAACGCAGCGAGGCGCGGAGCGGTAATCGGGCTGTCGGCAAGTTCCATGCCTTCTTTGTTCAGCGTGGCGGCGAGTTCGCCGTTCATCCAGTTGGCAGTCAGCTTGCCTTGTCCGCTGGCTTTGGCAGCTTCTTCAAAATAGGCAGCCTGCACGCGGCTGGCGGTGAGCAAGCGCGCGTCGTAGTCGCTCACGCCGTAGTCCGCCACGAAACGTACCGCCATTTCTTTCGGCAGCTCGGGCATTTCTGCTTTGGCTTTTTGCAACCGGTCGTCTGAAATGATGACGGGTAGCAAATCGGGATCAGGGAAGTAGCGGTAGTCGTGCGCGTCTTCTTTCAGACGCATCACGCGGGTTTCGCCTTTTTCAGGGTCGAACAGCATGGTTGCCTGCTGCACCTTGCCGCCGTCTTCCAAAATCTCGATTTGCGCTTCCACTTCGTAATTAATCGCCTGCTCCAAGAAGCGGAAGGAATTGAGGTTTTTAATCTCGCGGCGCGTGCCGAATTCCGCTTGGCCTTTCGGACGCACGGATACGTTGGCATCGACGCGGAACGAACCTTCCGCCATATTGCCGTCGCAGATGTCCAGCCATGTAACCAAGCTGTGTAAGGCTTTGGCGTAGGCAACGGCTTCGGCGGCGGAGCGCATTTCAGGTTCGGATACTACTTCCAACAGCGGCGTGCCGGCACGGTTCAGGTCGATACCGGTTGCGCCGTTCAAGCCCTCGTGCACGGATTTGCCCGCGTCTTCTTCCATGTGCGCGCGGGTTACGTTGATGGTTTTTACATCGTCACTGACCACGATTTCCAGCTTGCCGTGTTCGACAATCGGTAAATCCAACTGGCTGATTTGATAGCCTTTTGGCAAGTCGGGATAAAAGTAGTTTTTGCGGTCGAACACGTTTTTCTGATTGATTTTCGCATCCAAAGCCAAGCCCAATTTGATAGCTTTTTCAACGACTTCTCGGTTCATTACCGGCAGTACGCCCGGCAGCGCGCATTCCACCACGCTGGCGTGCGCATTGGGTTCCGCACCGAATGCAGTCGATGCGCCGCTGAAGATTTTGGATTTTGTGTTGAGTTGGACGTGGATTTCCAGTCCGATTACGGTTTCCCAGGTCATAAGGGGTCTTTCTGTTGAAGAAGGGTTAATCGGTTCGTAAGGGTTTCCGGTTGGGCAGAGGCTACCTGAAAACCCAGATTCTATCTTTCAGACGGCCTTTTGCCGCTATTTTCTGCGCGGCTGGAAGCCGGGAAGCTGCCAGTGGAAGCGGTAGGCAGCTAGCCGCAGGAATAGGCCGGCGGCAAACAGCAGATGCAGGGTAAAGGCGTTTATCCAGCCGATTCGCGCGAGGAAATACATCAGCCCGCCGATGAAGATGGCAACGCTGCCGTAGAGGTCGGCACGCAATACGATGGGCACGTCGTTTACCAAAATATCGCGGGCAATGCCGCCGCCCACAGCGGTTACAAAGGCGAGCACGATCACGCCGAACAGGTTGAGCTGCAGGCCGATACCGATTTGCGCACCGGTGATGCTGAAGGCGGCCAGGCCGATGGCGTCGGCAATCAGGAAAGCGGCGGCAAGGTGGGTGCGGCGGTAGCGTTGCACGCGCAGCAGCCAGGCGATAGTGAGGGTGGCGAATACCACAATCAGCGCATCGGTATGCCGGAACACCTGCGGCACATGTCCTACCAGCGCATCGCGCATCATGCCGCCGCCCACGGCGGTGAGCAAGGCGGTGATGATCACGCCGAGCACGTCGAGCCGCTTGCTGTAGCCGACGAGGTAGCCGGACACGGCGAAGGCGGCGGTGCCGATGATTTGGATGAAGTCGGTGGTGGTCATGGTTTCAGGTAGCCTTACAGGCAGTGTTAGGTGGTTAAATAGGTTTTCAGACGGCCTTAGAGGCTACCTGAAAAGTTTCATGGGTTGGGCATTCATGCTTGTTAGTAATCTTAAATTGCTTTCAGGTAGCCTTAATCTGCATTGTTGCCGTTTAACTGCTTGAACTGCCGATAACTGTCGAGCAGGCGGCTTTGGTAGAGGCCGCTGCCGGAAAGGGTAATCATCAGGTAGTTTTGGGCGCGGGTCATGGCAACGTAGAGCAGGCGCGTGTTGTCGGCCTCTTGGTTTGCATCTTTATGCTTCAAGGTACAGATGCCCATCAACATCACGCGTTGGAATTCGAGACCTTTGCTGCTGTGCATAGTAAAGACGGCAACGGCGTTGTCGTGCGGATTGTAGGCCTTTTTGCTGCCGCCATAATGCAGGGAGTGGCGGATGCCTTTTTGTTTCAACAGTTTGGCTACGTCGTTGCATTGTTCTTTGTTGTAGCAAATGACGGCGATATCTTGCGACGGAATGCGGTCTTTGAGCCATTTGTCGAGGCAGCGGGCAAGGTAGTCGAGCTCGCCCTGCCAGTCGGGGCATTCTTTGATGTAGGGCGAAATGCCGTTTACACCTGCAGCCTCGGGCTCGACCAGCGGTACGCCGTCTTCGCCGCTTTCGTACGGCTGCATTTTGTTTTGGGCAAACAGGTAGGCGAATCCGATGATTTCTTTGGTATTGCGGTAGTTCAGGCGCAGGATGGTAGTGCGGCCTTGGGCTTTGATGCCGACGCTGGATAGGGTGAAGCCCAAGCCTGTGCCGCTTTTTTTGTAGATGGCCTGGGCATCGTCGTAGAGCAGCAGCAAATGGCCGTTGTCAGCGTCGAGCATATGCACGCTCAGGCGCAGCCAGTCGGCTTCGAAATCGTGGCCTTCGTCAATGAGCACTGCGTCGTAGCGGCTGCCGGGCAGTGTGCCGTCGTGCATGGCTTGCAGCACGGTCAGCGGGGCGTGTTCGTAACCGGGCAAGTGGCGGTAGCGCTCGGGCGTGTCCAGCCCGTATGCTTTTTGCAGTTTGCCGCACCATTGGTGGAAACTGCACACTTCCACTTTTTCCGCCAAGCCTTTGTCGGCCACGGCGGTACGTAATTTATCGGCCAATACGCGGTTGTAGCACAGCACTAAAACGGGTTTGTCGGACTGTTCGGCCAGATATTGGCAGCGCATCAGCAAAATCAGGGTCTTGCCGCTGCCTGCCACGCCGTGGATGACGCGGTGGCCGCCGCCGATGCTGCGGGCAAGCTGCTCCTGTTGGATGTCCATGATTTTGATGATGTCGGGTGCGGCGATGGGGTGCGGCACAGAGTCGGCAGCTGGGTGCTCAGGCTGCTGTTCCGTTTTGCCGTCAGCTTGGTCGGCAGAGAAGAGTTCCTGCTGCTCGGGCGGGTTGATGCGGACTTCGGGAAACAAATGCCAACGGATGAGGTCGGTTTCGCTGCGGCTCAGGCTGCATTCGATGCGGTAGGGGAACATGGCGGCCAGCCTGTCGGCGATGTGCGCGTTGTCCTGCCCGCTTTTCAAATCGTCTTTATACAGCGTTTGCGTGTGCGGCATCAGATGGTCGAATTTGGCAATGTCGGTAATTTTGGCGATGTCGCTGCGGTTGAAACGGGTAAAAACTACGCCGTGCGCGTAGGGGATGCGCAGCCTGCCTTTGTATTCACCCTCGGTGTGCTGCAAGCGGGTTTCTTTTGATAACAAGTCGATGATTTGGAACATATAGCCGCGCGCCTGCTCCAGCGGGTGCTTGACTGTTTTCGCGGTGTGCTCGAACACCATTTCGCATTCGGTCTGGGTCATGCGCCTAAAGCTGTTGCCCGCCCAGTCCTTTACTTCCAAGCACAGCAGCCCCCTGTTTGGAAACAGTACGAGGAAATCGGCATACAGCCGTTTCTTACCCATCGGCACGTTGTACCAAACGATGCAGTCTTCGGCCAAATATTCGCGCAGGAAATCGGCGGTTTTACGCTCGCCTGCAGTCATGGCTTTGCGGATGTGCTCGCTCAGTTCGGGGATAAACTGTGGCATAAATGTTTTCCTCTTTAATCTTTGTTTTCCGTTTTAAATTTTCAGGTAGCCTCATGAGTAGGGAAGCGGTATGGGTTACAAATACCTAATTTATAAGCTATTCCTAGTTTTAAACTTGCCAACCAAGCCTTCATATTTTTTGAGTAGTTTGGCGTAGTTTTCTGGGATTTTGGGTTGGTGCATTACTTCAGGCTATCTGAAAAAGATGATTCAAAACAATAATGCTACGAATTCTACTATTTTCAGGTAGCCTTTCAGACGACCTCAAAGGCTACCTGAAAACTTTCACGCCGGCGCTTTCGTGTGCCAATCACTCGCCAACTGTACTTGATGTGCTGCGCCAAGAATTTTGGTTTCGGAGAAGTGGTTGCCGATAAATTGCACGCCGATGGGCAGTCCGCTGCTGCTGAAACCTGCGGGCAGGGTCAGGGCGGGCAAACCGGCCAGATTCACGGCGATGGTGTAGATGTCGGAAAGGTACATCTGCACGGGATCGTGGATGTCGCTGCCGAGTTTGGGAGCGGCAGTGGGTGCAGTCGGAGCAAGGATGAAGTCGCATTGCGCGAAGGCCGTCTGAAAATCGTTGGCAACGAGGCGGCGCAGTTTTTGGGCTTTCAGGTAATAGGCATCGTAGTAGCCGTGCGACAACACATAAGTTCCAATCATGATGCGGCGTTTGACTTCGCTGCCGAAACCTTCGGCGCGGGTATTGCTGTACATTTCTTCTAGGTCGCCGAATTGGGCGGCGCGGTGGCCGTAGCGTACGCCGTCGTAGCGGGAAAGGTTGGTGCTGGCTTCGGCGGAAGCGAGGACGTAGTAAGCAGGGATGGACAGGGCGGTTTGCGGCATGGAAACTTCAATGGTTTCCGCGCCTTGCGCTTTTAAGAGGTCAATAACGTTTTGCAAAGCAGCCTGCACATCGGCATCCGCGCCTTCGCCAAAATATTCCTTAGGCAGACCGATTTTCATACCTTTGAGCGGTTTGTTCAAATCGCGGGTGTAGTCTTCTTTGCTGCGTTCCAAACTGGTGGAATCGCGCTCGTCAAAGCTCGCCATTGCATTAAGCAAAATCGCGCAGTCTTCGGCGGTTTGCGCCATCGGACCGGCTTGGTCGAAACTGGAGGCGTAGGCAACCATGCCGAAGCGGGAAACAGTGCCGTAGGTAGGTTTGATGCCGGTGATACCGCAGTGGGAAGCAGGCTGGCGGATGGAGCCGCCGGTGTCTGAACCGAGCGCGGCAGGGGCAAGGCGTGCGGCAACGACCGCTGCGGAACCGCCGGACGAACCGCCGGGAACGTGTTCGGGATTCCACGGATTTTTGGTTGCGCCGTAGAACGAGGTTTCATTGGTCGAGCCCATAGCGAACTCGTCCATGTTGGTACGACCGAGCGTTACCATGCCTTCATCGAGCAGGTTTTGTACGACGGTGGCAGTGTAGGGGGAGACGAAGTTATCCAGCATTTTGGAACCGCACGCGCTGCGCCAGCCTGTTTGGCAGAAAATGTCTTTGTAGGCGATGGGTACGCCAGTGAGTGCAGTAGCATTACCTTGCGCGATACGCGCGTCGGCGGCACGGGCTTCGGCGAGGGTTTTGTCTTGGTCGAGGGTGATGTAGCCGTTGATAGCCGGGTTTTGCGCAGCAATGGCGGCGAGGTATTCGGTTGCCAGTTCGACGGAGGAGATTTGTTTAGATTGCAGCAGTTGGCTGGCTTGTTTGAGGGTGTATTGGGTCATGAGGGTCTTTCAGTTGAAAATAATTGGAATTTTAAAGGGTTAATGGTGCAGGCTGCTTTTTGAGGCCGTCTGAAAATATCAGCCTATCAATTTTTGGTAAGTATCCGGTTGGTTGAGTTGCGTGGCGGAACGGTACAGCAGCGATTGTTCGTCATTTTCATCATAATCATCAATATAAAACGCAAACAGCAATATGCCGTTTTCGGCGCGGTTGCCGAACAGGACTTCTTGGTCGCATTGCTGCAGTGCGGCTATCAGGGCTGTTTCGTATTCGGTGCGTTTTTGCTGATAGATGTCGTCATCGTCATCTAGATTTTCTATGCTGCGGTATGCAACTTGGTAGAGCTCGCTTTGGTTTTTCAGCCAGTTATCTGAAGCATTCTGGATTTCGGTTTTGCCTTCATAAAGTGTGCATCTGCCATCCCAAATCGCCTGCAGGATGGTGCAATTTTTGTATTTTTTCCTGTGCTTGGCAGCAAAGGCTGCTAAATCCTGATGGGTAATCGCGGCGTTGCCTGCGGCAAAAAAGTCGTCTACCAGATAGAAATAATACGCGGCAACTTCTTTACCTGCCTGTTCAACCTGCTGCTTGATGCGGCTGAAACATTGGCGGATGTGTTCGACGGCGGCTGTATGCAGGTGTTGTTGCTCGGTGGACATGGGGTTCCTTTAGTTTTCAGGTAGCCTTTGCTGTTTTGAGGCTACCTGAAAATTTTGCGGGCAGGTTTATTTGGCTGCACTAACGTGGCCGCACACGGCTTGTATCATTTTGGCGGTGTGTTGCTCAAAATACCTGCAGAATTGGGTTTGTGGATGGCACATTTGCTCGGCTTGGTAAGCTTAGAGCGGAGGCGGGAGTAGGCTTATCATGAATTGGTGTTTGCCATGGCCGCGTAGGATATCCAGTTTGTGTTTTTAGGTAGCCTTAAAGGGCTTGTGGCTACCTGAAAATTATTCCTCAATCACCTGCGGCACGATATACAGGCGGTTGTGCACTTCGGGGGCAACGGCTTGGTATTCGGCGGCGTGGTCAGTTTCTGTTACTTGGTCGGCACGCAGGCGCAGGGCGAGTTCGTGCGGGTGGGTCATCGGTTCGATGCCGTCGGTATTTACGCTCTGCATCTGCTCTACCATGGCGAAAATGCCGTTGAGCTCGTCGAGGGTGGAGGCTTTCTCGGCTTCGGTTAGGCTCAAACGCGAGAGGCGGGCGATTTTTTCAACGTCGGAAAGTGTAAGCGACATAAAAATTCCTTAAATTATGTTTAGCAAACAGCCCAATCTCAGGTATCATTACGCGTTTCTTTTGAGACTGGCTTGCAAAGTTAGAATTATAGCCTAAAAGCTTGCCTCTCGGCACGGCATAAGAATAAGGTTGCGCAAAGTAGTGCTGGTCTCTCCATAGGCTTGGTTTCTTTAAAGTATTCATCAGTATTCAAACGCTAGGATTTAAAGCAATGTTCCGCTTTCTTACCCGATATTTCTCTAATGATCTGGCCATCGATTTAGGTACGGCCAACACTCTAATTTACATCAAAGGCCGCGGTATCGTTTTGGACGAACCTTCGGTGGTGGCACTGCCCAGTGACATAAATAATAAAAATGCTACTGTAGCGGTGGGTGCGGAAGCCAAGCGTATGCTGGGGCGTACGCCCGGCGGCATTCAGGCGGTGCGCCCAATGAAAGACGGGGTGATTGCCGACTTTAATGTTACCGAAAAAATGCTCAAACACTTCATCCGTAAGGCGAATAACAGCCGCTTTGCCTCTGCACCGCGCATCGTGATTTGTGTGCCCTGCGGCTCAACCCAAGTGGAGCGCAAGGCGATTCACGATTCGGCACAGCAGGCTGGCGCGGCTTCGGTGAATTTGATTGAAGAGCCGATGGCCGCGGCTATCGGTGCAGGTCTGCCGATTGAAGAACCGACCGGCTCCATGGTAGTGGATATCGGCGGTGGTACCACCGAAGTGGGTATTATTTCTTTGTCGGGTGTGGTGTATTCCCATTCCGTTCGCGTGGCTGGTGATGCGTTTGATGAAGCCATCATCAATTATGTGCGCCGCAACTACGGTATGTTGATTGGTGAGGCTACGGCTGAAGAAATTAAAAAAGCCATCGGTACAGCCTTCCCGGGCAATGCTGTGCGTGAAATTGAAGCCAAAGGTCGCAATCTGGCCGAAGGTATTCCGCG includes the following:
- a CDS encoding rod shape-determining protein — translated: MFRFLTRYFSNDLAIDLGTANTLIYIKGRGIVLDEPSVVALPSDINNKNATVAVGAEAKRMLGRTPGGIQAVRPMKDGVIADFNVTEKMLKHFIRKANNSRFASAPRIVICVPCGSTQVERKAIHDSAQQAGAASVNLIEEPMAAAIGAGLPIEEPTGSMVVDIGGGTTEVGIISLSGVVYSHSVRVAGDAFDEAIINYVRRNYGMLIGEATAEEIKKAIGTAFPGNAVREIEAKGRNLAEGIPRAFTISSNEVLEALAEPLNQIVQAVKNALEQTPPELGADIADRGLVLTGGGALLNGLDRLLAEETGLPVSIAEDPLTCVVRGSGKALDLIGKMNSVFVPNP